A single region of the Xenopus laevis strain J_2021 chromosome 4L, Xenopus_laevis_v10.1, whole genome shotgun sequence genome encodes:
- the mob2.1.L gene encoding MOB kinase activator 2 isoform X2, with translation MEWLMGKSKGKPNGKKPASEEKKLYLEPEYTRVRVTDVEIKQLVTLPQEIDLNEWLASSVTTFFNHINLQYSTISEFCTGETCQTMAACNTQYYWYDERGKKVKCTAPQYIDFVMSSVQKLVTDEDIFPTKYGREFPSSFESLVKKICRYLFHVLAHIYSAHFKEIAALELHGHINTLFIHFLLFVREFSLLDPKETSILDDLSEVLFSEENREAVGATGEAQNHVKER, from the exons GAAATCAAAGGGAAAGCCGAATGGGAAGAAGCCAGCGTCGGAGGAAAAGAAGTTGTACCTGGAGCCGGAATACACCCGGGTCCGAGTCACAGACGTGGAAATCAAACAGCTGGTCACCTTGCCACAAGAGATCGACCTTAATGAGTGGCTGGCTAGTAGTG TTACAACTTTCTTCAACCACATCAACCTTCAGTACAGCACCATCTCCGAATTCTGCACAGGGGAAACCTGCCAGACTATGGCTGCCTGCAATAC ACAGTACTACTGGTATGATGAGCGGGGTAAGAAAGTAAAGTGCACGGCTCCCCAGTACATTGATTTCGTCATGAGTTCTGTACAAAAGCTGGTGACGGATGAAGATATCTTCCCCACCAAATACG GCAGGGAATTCCCTAGTTCATTCGAGTCGTTGGTGAAGAAGATCTGCCGATACCTATTTCACGTTCTGGCTCACATCTACTCTGCGCATTTCAAGGAAATCGCGGCCCTGGAGCTGCACGGACACATAAACACTCTCTTTATTCACTTCCTGTTATTCGTGCGGGAATTCAGCCTGCTGGATCCCAAGGAGACCTCAATACTGGATGACCTGTCGGAAGTCCTTTTCTCGGAGGAAAACAGGGAGGCGGTGGGGGCTACGGGGGAGGCACAGAACCACGTGAAGGAGAGATGA